The segment GTAATAGTAAAAAATTTGTGATGTGTAGTTAAAGAGAGGGCATTGCCCTCTCTTTAACTTAGAAAAATAAGCCTTCTAGTGAAGAATATATTATGAAAATAGGTGGTCCTATTATTTTATCAATGAAATTTGTAATTATTAAAATAAAAAGTATAAATCTGCTTTTATCATAAAATTGATAATAAAAAGGTTTATCTTTAAGACCTAATAATCCAAAGAAAATATGTGAACCGTCTAAAGGTGGTATTGGAAGAAGGTTGAATACAAGTAAAGCGATATTTATCCATACTGTATAATCAAAAATAGTAATTATCGTATGATAGAGACTATCACTTAAGATTGTTTCAGGAATATAATATAATATTTTCATTAAAAGAATAAAAAATATTGCTATGAGTAAATTTGCAAGTGGACCAGCTAAAGATACTAATATATCATCTCTTTTTGGCTTTTTAAAATTGTATGGATTAATTTCAACTGGTTTTGCCCACCCAAATCCAGCAATTAAAATCATTAAAAAACCTAAAATATCTAGATGAACTAAAGGACTTATTGAGAGCCTTCCTTGAAGCTTTGGAGTATCATCGCCAAGCCATACAGCTGTTTGTGCATGTGCAAATTCATGAAGTGAAAGCCCCAATAAAACACCCGGAATAATATATAATATTTTAATTAAATCCAATAAAATCATCCCTTCTAATTTATTTATGCTAGTCTATTATAACGTAAAACTAGCAATAATAAAACAGAAAATAATAATGTTTACAAAAATTATAACACAGATGTTATACATGAAGAAATATATACCTTGTTTTTTGAAAAATTTAGATTATTGATAAATATAGTTTAAGATTTTCAGAAAAATAGAGAAAAAACATTGATTTTAAAAATTATATGTGTTAAAATTTTATCCATAATCTTTTATAGAAATACATATGTACGCCATATAAAAACACAATATTAAAAAAGTATTAAAAAAATTTTATATAAGACGAAGGGAGAGGGGAATATGGAAAGTATTAAAATAGGGATATTAGGGATGGGAAATATAGGAACGGGTTTATATAAAATTTTACAAATTAATGATGAGAAAATAAAAAATTATGCAAACAAAAAAATAGAAGTTAAAAAAGTTTTAGTTAAAAATTTTGAAAAACAGAGAGATGTAGATATACCTAAGGAATTGTTGACTTTAGATGTAGATGAAATAATATATGACCCTGAAATTAAAATAATAGTTGAATTGATAGGAGGTATAAATCCGGCTTATGATTATTTAAAGCGTTCTATTGAAAGTGGAAAACATGTAGTAACTGCAAATAAAGCGGTAATTGCTACATTTGGCAAAGAATTAGATGATTTGGCTGTAAAACATGGTGTACAAATTAAATTTGAAGGCAGTGTTGGAGGAGGAATTCCCATAATAAATACACTGACAGAAAGTCTTTCAGCAAATGAAATAGAAGAAATTGTGGGAATTATTAATGGGACTACAAATTATATTCTTACTCAGATGAGTGAATTTGGTATGGATTTTGAAACTGCTTTAAAAGAAGCACAAATAAAGGGGTTTGCTGAAGCTGACCCGACTTCAGATTTAGAAGGAGAAGATGCTGTATTTAAGTTAGCTATTTTATCAGCAGTTGCTTTTAATAAGAGAGTTTATCCTGATGAAATATCAAGAGAAGGGATTAAAAAGATTTCTCAAAAGGATATAAAATATGCATCAGAACTAGGTTATAAGATTAAATTACTTGCAACAGCAAAAAAATATGGTAATAATTTGGAATTAAATGTCCATCCAGCACTTATACCTAATAAGCATCCTTTAGCTTCAGTTAATAATGAATTTAATGCTCTGTTTATTAGAGGTAATGCTGTTGGAGAAGTTATGTTATACGGTAAGGGAGCAGGGTCTATGCCGACTGGAAGTGCTGTGCTAGGAGATGTGTTGAGTATTATAAAGGCAATTGAGACAGATGGCATAAAAAATTCAAACAATAATATTACTAGTAAATTAGTAGTTAATAATATAGGACAAAGTAAATATTATGTTCGATTAGAAGTAGTAGATGAGCCGGGAGTGCTTGGGAAAATTGCTATTAATTTTGGAAAATATGGAGTAAGTCTTGAGTCAGTAGTTCAGAGAGCTAGGGGAGAAAAAACTGTACCATTAGTTTTTATTACTCATGAAACAGATAGGGAAAAATTAGATAAGGCATTAGAAGAAATTTCAAGTTTTTCAGTAGTAGATAAAATTGCAAGTATTTTAAAGGTAGAAGAGTAAAAAAGAGAAGGAGAGTTTAATCCTTCTCTTTTTAAAAGGAAAATTTATATTTATTTTTTGTTGTTTAGTTTAATCCAGTAATCTGCATTTTCTAATCCTAATTTTTTAGGGTCAAATACAAAAGTATCTATATCTCTTCCCATTTCTCTTTGTTCTTCCCAATCTTTTAAAACTTTTATACCTTGATTACCAAGTATTAGTATAGCTATAACATTTAACCAAGCCATGATGCCAACACCTATATCGCCAAGTCCCCAAGCTAATGATGCAGTTCTAATTGCACCGTAGAAGGAAGAACCGATTAGTAAAAGTCTTAATACATTGATAACTATTTTTCTATTAGCACCAGCTTTTTTGAATAAGTATGTGATATTAGTTTCTGCAATGTAGTAGTATGCTATAAGAGTAGAGAATGCAAAGAAGAATAGAGCTATGGCAACAAATGCTGAACCAAAACCAGGAATTAAAGTGTCAACGGCTGCTTGAGTATAAGCAGGACCTATGTCAACGCCGGGAAGATTTTCAACTATAAATCCACCAGATGGGTTATAAACATTGTATTTACCAGTTGCTAAAATCATAAAAGCAGTAGCAGAACAAACGAATAATGTATCGAAGTATACTGCAAATGCTTGAACTAAACCTTGTACAGCTGGGTGGCTTACTTCAGCAGCAGCTGCTGCTTGAGGACCAGTACCTTGACCAGCTTCATTAGAATAAATACCTCTTTTAACACCCCAAGAAATAGCTAATCCTAAAATACCACCAAAAGCTTGTTTTAATCCAAAGGCACTTTTAAAGATGAGAGCTAACATTGCAGGAATTTTAGTAATATTGAATGCTAAAATAGTAAGAGCTATTAACATATAACCGATTGCCATGAAAGGTACGATAATTTCAGTTGTTTTACTTATACGCTTAACTCCACCGAAAATGATTAAAGCTAATAAAGCAGATATAGCAATACCTGTTATAGTTGGACTAATTCCAAAAGCATTATTAACACTTGAAGCTATACTGTTTGATTGAACTCCGGGAAGGAAGAAACCCATTGCAATAACAGTTGCTACGGCAAATAAAACTGCATACCATTTTATTCCTAAACCTTTTTCGATGTAATATGCAGGACCTCCACGATATTCACCATCAATTTCTTCTTTATAGACTTGACCAAGTGCACATTCAATGAATGAAGAACCAGCTCCTAAGAAAGCAATTGCCCACATCCAGAAAATAGCACCCGGGCCACC is part of the Caminicella sporogenes DSM 14501 genome and harbors:
- a CDS encoding alanine/glycine:cation symporter family protein translates to MQGIVDFLNGIVWSNALVYLCLGTGIYFSFRTRFLQIRHLKDMVKYLMGGSASNAGVSSFQAFAMSVAGRVGTGNIAGVATAIAMGGPGAIFWMWAIAFLGAGSSFIECALGQVYKEEIDGEYRGGPAYYIEKGLGIKWYAVLFAVATVIAMGFFLPGVQSNSIASSVNNAFGISPTITGIAISALLALIIFGGVKRISKTTEIIVPFMAIGYMLIALTILAFNITKIPAMLALIFKSAFGLKQAFGGILGLAISWGVKRGIYSNEAGQGTGPQAAAAAEVSHPAVQGLVQAFAVYFDTLFVCSATAFMILATGKYNVYNPSGGFIVENLPGVDIGPAYTQAAVDTLIPGFGSAFVAIALFFFAFSTLIAYYYIAETNITYLFKKAGANRKIVINVLRLLLIGSSFYGAIRTASLAWGLGDIGVGIMAWLNVIAILILGNQGIKVLKDWEEQREMGRDIDTFVFDPKKLGLENADYWIKLNNKK
- a CDS encoding homoserine dehydrogenase — encoded protein: MESIKIGILGMGNIGTGLYKILQINDEKIKNYANKKIEVKKVLVKNFEKQRDVDIPKELLTLDVDEIIYDPEIKIIVELIGGINPAYDYLKRSIESGKHVVTANKAVIATFGKELDDLAVKHGVQIKFEGSVGGGIPIINTLTESLSANEIEEIVGIINGTTNYILTQMSEFGMDFETALKEAQIKGFAEADPTSDLEGEDAVFKLAILSAVAFNKRVYPDEISREGIKKISQKDIKYASELGYKIKLLATAKKYGNNLELNVHPALIPNKHPLASVNNEFNALFIRGNAVGEVMLYGKGAGSMPTGSAVLGDVLSIIKAIETDGIKNSNNNITSKLVVNNIGQSKYYVRLEVVDEPGVLGKIAINFGKYGVSLESVVQRARGEKTVPLVFITHETDREKLDKALEEISSFSVVDKIASILKVEE
- a CDS encoding site-2 protease family protein, coding for MDLIKILYIIPGVLLGLSLHEFAHAQTAVWLGDDTPKLQGRLSISPLVHLDILGFLMILIAGFGWAKPVEINPYNFKKPKRDDILVSLAGPLANLLIAIFFILLMKILYYIPETILSDSLYHTIITIFDYTVWINIALLVFNLLPIPPLDGSHIFFGLLGLKDKPFYYQFYDKSRFILFILIITNFIDKIIGPPIFIIYSSLEGLFF